One Pyrococcus furiosus DSM 3638 genomic window, TCCAGAAATGATATATAGAGTTGCGAGGCATGACACCCTCAACGATCCAACGTTGGAGGAAAGAATTAGGTATGCGAGAAAGCACTACGATTTATGGATTAGAGTTACAGATACCTCGGGCAATGTAAAGTTTGATGAAAACAGAATTAAGAGCCTTTATGAAGCTGGACTTGATGAAATCCAGATTTCTGTCCACACAACTAAAAAAGATGTGAGAATTAAGTTGATGAGAAATAGACACGCAGGAAAATTGATTGATCTCCTCCCCCTTGTTGCGAAGCATTTCAGGACTATAGCTGACATAATCTTGACCCCAGGATTCAACGTGGATGATATTGGAGAGATAATTGAAGACCTTGACTCAATGGGAGTCCACGAGGTTAGACTTTTCCCGGTCGGGGTTACCAAATACAATAGGTTTGAGATTAGACCCCTAACCAAGGAGGAACTTTCATATGTCAAGGAGGTAGCTCTAGAAAAAGATAAGGAGCTGGGGATAAAAGTAGTTATCCCACCAATATTCCTAGCCCTCCTGGGAGAGTTCACTACTGGACTTGAGCCATTCAACATAGAGCCAGAGTTTCCAACATACATCTTTACTGGAGAGCTGGCCTATCCAGAGATGAAAAGACTATTTCCCAGGATAAAGGTTGTAATGGTAAAGAATGAGTTCTTTGGAGGGAACATAGGGACTGCGGGTCTTTTGACGGGGAGAGATGTCTT contains:
- a CDS encoding DUF512 domain-containing protein — its product is MYELTEDFKLRKITKYELDGVDEREDLLVIPPSSKAGPCGNGCLFCYLLQNPPEMIYRVARHDTLNDPTLEERIRYARKHYDLWIRVTDTSGNVKFDENRIKSLYEAGLDEIQISVHTTKKDVRIKLMRNRHAGKLIDLLPLVAKHFRTIADIILTPGFNVDDIGEIIEDLDSMGVHEVRLFPVGVTKYNRFEIRPLTKEELSYVKEVALEKDKELGIKVVIPPIFLALLGEFTTGLEPFNIEPEFPTYIFTGELAYPEMKRLFPRIKVVMVKNEFFGGNIGTAGLLTGRDVLREVERLPEVDFGLILLPELMFYGDMTLDGWRRQDLFSKILIEKGYIVETALEPTEIPKVIEKISL